The genomic segment AGGCAGTTAAAAGAGCGGGGAACAGTTCCCTGTGTGATGGCTCTCATGTTTATAATAGCTGTAACCGGCATATATTTTCCTTTTTCTGCCCCTGTGGTCTTTGTTTATTTTTCAACATCCAGATACCAGACCCTCCCTGAATGTTCTGGATATTTTTTCCCGCTGCCAATTGAAAAACAGCCGTCTTTTGCTTTAATTTTAGGCTGATAATCAAGGTATTGCCTGAAACCGTCCCTATAACCTTTGAGAAAGATTTTCGGAATTTTTATATATCCCAGGTTCATATCAAAATATTCTGATATAAATTCCTTTTTAATTTCGCATATCAGGTTTGTCTCATAACAGCTTATTGCATATTTTTCCGGCAGAGGATACAAACTCCAACGGTTTTCTTCCCAATTGTCTGTATTATAAAAAGCCCTGTGTACGTCTGCGTGCCATTGACTGTTTTCATCAACAGAAAGCCAGTCGCAGGCTCTTTGTTTTTTCAGTTCTTCAAAAGGTTTGTTAATGCGTTTTGCCAGTCTGCTTATTCCAATCTGTACTGGATTTTCAGGTTTTTTTGTTTTTTCATCAATTCCTGTGCATAAGGTAACAGACGGCTCCCAGCTTCGGGTTACAATAATACCCTTGTCCCAAAGGGGTTTTGAGGTAAGGTCAGCTTCATAAACATATTCCCAGAGCATATCAAACAGGATTTCACCCATCCAGTCTCTCTGGGGCGGATTAAAGTATTTTTGCAGGGATTCAGGTTTAAATACACTGCCCATTGATTTAAGGTCATTAATATAGTTTTCAAGCTGTTCCTGATTTAAAACACTTACAAGGGGCTTTATGGTATTTCCCGCTATGATCAGTTTTGCATTTTCCATTTGTCCCCGCCTGTTTAACCGTCCTGCAAGCTGCACCAGGCTGTCGGGATTGCAAAGCTCTGTGATAATTACATGTGCATCAAGATCGCATCCTGCTTCAATTGCCGAGGTTGCCAGAACAAGAAAACCCTGGTCGTTTTTCTGCTGGGTAATAAGTTCTTTAATAGTGCCTGATCTCTGCTTTGATGTCATTCTGCCGTGATAGATCAAAGGGTTTAAATCTTTAAGTTCATCATAAAGTTTAACCAGGTCTTTTACATATTCAGTTCTTGCAATAATCCGTTTTGATTTGTCATAATGATTTCTTACCTGTTCTGCAATTGCTGAAACCGGATTTATTGAAATCAGGGTAAGATATTTATCCTGGTTTACGGTTTTTGAACCTTGAAAATTGTTTTGAAGATTTCCAAGTTCTCCGTTCATGGAATTGACAGGGGTAAGAAAATCAACAAATTTTTCCGGCAGGGTGGCGCTCATGATACAAAGGTCTTTTCCTTTTATAAAAAGGGTTTCAAGGAGCTTGATAAAATTTGAAAAAGCAGTGCCGTCATATTCATGGGCTTCGTCAAAAATTACAAACGGCTTTTTTTCAAGGGCTGACCCGAAAATACGGTGAGGGAAAATATAGGATTTAATCTTTTCCCCGTATCCAAACATCCTGAACAGGAATTTATCTAAGGTTGTGATAATAATATCATCTGCAAAAAGATGGCGGAAATGATTATTTTCGTGAACTTCGCCGTTTTGGCAGCAGAAACGCTTGCAGGTTCCTCCCATGTCAACAGTAATATCAATATCCTTTATTTTATGTTCCGAAAGCTTTTTCCCGATGTCTTTTACCCGTTCTCCCATGTCTTCAATCAATGCTTTTGAGGGCATGATCATAATAATTCTGCGCAGTTTTTTTTCATCTGCAAGAGCTGGGAAAAGCACAGCCTCGGTTTTACCGGCTCCTGTCCCTGCCTTGACAAGCAGGGCAGGATGTCCCCCGGATTTTTCAAACTCCTGCCATACTGCCTGTTGAAGCGGATTTGGAGAAAATTCTGCAATTTTATTGTAAAACTCAATAATATCCATTAATCTCTCCGCAAAAATATTTTAATGGTTTCAGTTTTAAAATCAGTATTCAGTTTTAATGCTTTTTCAATATTTTTAGGATTGTTCAAATTAAGCCCCGCAAGATCAAGCTCCTTTAATTCAAAGGTTACTGGAAATGAATCAGGCTCAAAGGGCCAGGGTATTACTGAAAATACCTTATTTTCAAGGGGTACAGTTACAAACTCCATAAAATTTCTTGGATTTTCAGTTTTATTTTCAACAGTTTTAACAGCAAGTTCCGCCTCAAGGTGATCTGACATGCACAGAAGATAAAGATCATCAGCAAAGGTCTTTTTATCCTGTTCTGGCAGCTTTGCTTTTTCCCTGTTTATCTGTTCAACGGAAAATTCATGATGAGACCGGATAAGACCGTCAATATAAATATCCTTGCCTGGAACTATGAAACGATGACCTGAAAAACTGTAAGAAAGCTTTTGGGGTTTATCCTTTTTCCCGGTTTTATCTTTTTGCTTATTGTTGTCTGAAAACTGGATTTTAAATGTCTGTTTTTTGCCTTCATCATGCAGGGAAACTGCCTGCATAAGCCTCTGTTTTGTATGATCATGAAAATAGGATTTACGGAATTTATCAAGAATGATCCCGCAGTTGCCTACATGATTTTCCAAAGGCTGGGCTTTGACCTGCAATAGATTCAGGCTGCTGTCGTAAATGAAAAAAACTCTTCCCCAGTGATTCATTCTTTATCTCCAAAGTTTGTTATCAGGGGTAAACGTTTTGCAAGCCATTTCTCAAATGATCTCTGGCTTTCATCTGATCGTCTGCCTGCAAGTAAGCCGCTGACGCTGATATCTTCATCAGGGTCAGGCCAGTAAATACCCTGCCCTTTTCCTGTTAAACGCCAGTTTTTAAGCTCTTGCGGTGTTGAATAAACCAGCCGTGGAAACCATGCAAGGGGTACTGAAACTGTACGTCCATCATCAAGATCAATACTTAATGTATCGTCTGATATATTAATATTAACAGCAATTGCATTTTGGGTTTTATACGCCAAAGAAGTCATTCCATTCCTCCAATAATACTGTCGGCATAATGTTCCTTTTTTATGGGTTATAAAAAGGTTCTACCTCTTTTCCAGCAATAAAATCATCAGGAATATGGGCAGGAAATCCCAAACCCTTGTCCCATGCCCAGTATGCCCCTGAAACACGATCAACATTCCACCATGCACCTAATTGGGTAAACCCTGTAACTCCGCCTTTTTCATTGTTTGTCCATTGATAATTTTCATCCCAGTAATGCCCGTAAAGATTATAAAACATGCCGGAATCAGGGCGCAGGGGAGGCGTTACCAGTCCCAAAGGTATATATTGACCTTCTGTAAGAAAGACCTGGCGGGGTTCTGAAATACTTTCCACGAAAAGCCATCCTTCTTTTCCTGCCTTTCCCCCGAAATTTTTAAGACATCCCAGTTTTTCTAAAGGTTCTTTTTCCTTTGCTGCAATCCAGCCTGTAAGGGAATTGCAGAAAAGGTAATCCCAATGATGGAGTTCATAGTTTTCTTTATGATCTGTTCTTAATATCTGGGAAAAATTCCTGTGTTTAAAATTCTTGGGACCATGCCTCCTTGTTTTATGAACACACCATTGATCTTGTTCAGGAAATGCTCCTAAAGCCCGATAATTTTGATCAAGTGTAAGGGTAAAATGATTTCCAGGTCCTTTGCCAAACCAGTCCTTGCCGTATCCTTTCCACTCGCTTCCTTCTGCAATATCCAAAAGCCTTTTTATAAATCCGCTCATGGTTGTGGGCGGCATAAAAGGATAGCTCATAATATGAAGAATGCCGGAAGGCATCTGCCTGAAAGTCAAAGCTCCTGTTGGTTTAAACACTATTTCCGTTATCCATATTGATGGCATGATATACCCCTGTTTTTAGGATTGGAGATATGTTTTTTCAAATACAGCAGCAGCATCCTGAAGCCTTTTTAATGCAGCATTGCCTGTACTTCTTTTAAAGATTTCGGTTTTGTCCGTATTTATTGTGTCTGCAAGTTTTATAAAAGCTGCAACAGCAGATTTATTATCAACAATTGAAGGGCTGATTATTGGCCTGTCTCCCATTGGAACCCGATATTCATCAACAACCAGGAGAGGCAGGTCTTCATTTCCCCATTTTGCCCTGGCAAAGGAAACGCCTTTGGGATTTCCTGCTCCAAGCCGGTTAAGACTCATGAGAAAGGCATAAGCTGCTGTTGAAAACTCCTGTTCTGTGATTGAAAGGCAGTGATTTGAAACAGGATAGAGCAAGCCGGGCTGGGCATATTCTTTTCGGTAGGGCATGGGGTTATGTTTTTCTTTATCAGTATCAGAGTTTTTATACATTAATGCAGGGTGCATTGCCCTTTGTTTTTCCAAAGCAATCTGGGAAGAAACAGAAACTCCTCCAGAATGAGTCATACGGCCTATAAATGTTTTTTTACCAGCTTCAAGTCCCCCGAAAACGCAGCATACAGGACAGGTATTTTTACAGCAGGTATTTGGAATACCGCACTCAATTTTATCCATTAAAAGT from the Desulfonema limicola genome contains:
- the cas3 gene encoding CRISPR-associated helicase Cas3' — encoded protein: MDIIEFYNKIAEFSPNPLQQAVWQEFEKSGGHPALLVKAGTGAGKTEAVLFPALADEKKLRRIIMIMPSKALIEDMGERVKDIGKKLSEHKIKDIDITVDMGGTCKRFCCQNGEVHENNHFRHLFADDIIITTLDKFLFRMFGYGEKIKSYIFPHRIFGSALEKKPFVIFDEAHEYDGTAFSNFIKLLETLFIKGKDLCIMSATLPEKFVDFLTPVNSMNGELGNLQNNFQGSKTVNQDKYLTLISINPVSAIAEQVRNHYDKSKRIIARTEYVKDLVKLYDELKDLNPLIYHGRMTSKQRSGTIKELITQQKNDQGFLVLATSAIEAGCDLDAHVIITELCNPDSLVQLAGRLNRRGQMENAKLIIAGNTIKPLVSVLNQEQLENYINDLKSMGSVFKPESLQKYFNPPQRDWMGEILFDMLWEYVYEADLTSKPLWDKGIIVTRSWEPSVTLCTGIDEKTKKPENPVQIGISRLAKRINKPFEELKKQRACDWLSVDENSQWHADVHRAFYNTDNWEENRWSLYPLPEKYAISCYETNLICEIKKEFISEYFDMNLGYIKIPKIFLKGYRDGFRQYLDYQPKIKAKDGCFSIGSGKKYPEHSGRVWYLDVEK
- a CDS encoding DUF2442 domain-containing protein, whose translation is MTSLAYKTQNAIAVNINISDDTLSIDLDDGRTVSVPLAWFPRLVYSTPQELKNWRLTGKGQGIYWPDPDEDISVSGLLAGRRSDESQRSFEKWLAKRLPLITNFGDKE